In the genome of Clostridium cylindrosporum DSM 605, one region contains:
- the gcvPA gene encoding aminomethyl-transferring glycine dehydrogenase subunit GcvPA codes for MFPYIPNTCEEREAMLKSIGMNSIDDLFSDIPEELKLNRRLDLEAPYSELEISRKLSSLSNKNLTTDEAVCFLGAGAYDHYVPSAISHIVSRSEFYTAYTPYQPEISQGTLQVIFEYQSLICELTGMDVANASMYDAATAVAEAAMISASSTRKKKIVVSKAVQPEARRVLATYMDFNNIELVEVDVKDGVTDLEKLEAVVDNKTAGVIIQSPNFFGCIEDAEAIEKITHANKANLVMSVDPISLGILKTPGEIGADIVVGDGQSLGNYLSFGGPYLGFMAVTNKLMRKIPGRVVGQTEDSEGKRAFVLTLQAREQHIRREKATSNICSNQGLIALRATIYMSLLGKKGIKEVATQCLQKAHYAFDKLVATGKVKPVYNAPFFKEFAVELSSDVDAANAKLKEAGIIGGYNLGNDYEDLKNATLICVTEKRTKAEIDKLADVLGGI; via the coding sequence ATGTTTCCATATATACCAAATACTTGTGAAGAAAGAGAGGCTATGCTTAAGTCTATAGGTATGAATTCTATAGATGATCTATTTAGCGATATTCCAGAAGAATTAAAGCTAAACAGAAGACTTGACCTTGAGGCTCCATACTCAGAGTTAGAAATAAGCAGAAAGCTTTCTTCATTAAGTAATAAGAATTTAACTACTGATGAAGCTGTATGTTTCCTTGGAGCAGGTGCATATGATCACTATGTTCCATCAGCGATTTCACATATAGTTTCAAGATCAGAATTTTATACTGCATATACACCATACCAACCAGAAATTTCACAAGGAACTCTACAAGTTATATTTGAGTACCAATCACTAATTTGTGAACTTACTGGAATGGATGTTGCAAATGCATCAATGTACGATGCTGCAACAGCAGTTGCAGAAGCTGCTATGATTTCAGCATCTTCTACAAGAAAGAAAAAGATAGTTGTATCAAAGGCAGTACAACCAGAAGCTAGACGTGTACTTGCTACATACATGGATTTTAACAATATTGAACTTGTTGAAGTTGATGTTAAAGACGGTGTTACTGACCTTGAAAAGCTTGAAGCTGTAGTTGATAACAAGACAGCTGGGGTTATTATTCAAAGCCCTAACTTCTTCGGATGTATCGAAGATGCTGAAGCAATTGAAAAGATAACTCATGCTAACAAGGCAAATCTTGTAATGAGCGTTGATCCAATATCACTTGGAATTCTTAAGACTCCAGGGGAAATTGGTGCAGATATAGTTGTAGGTGACGGTCAATCACTAGGTAACTACCTAAGCTTTGGTGGACCATACCTAGGATTCATGGCTGTTACAAACAAGCTTATGAGAAAGATACCAGGTAGAGTTGTTGGTCAAACTGAAGATTCAGAAGGAAAGAGAGCTTTCGTTCTTACTCTTCAAGCTAGAGAGCAACATATTAGACGTGAAAAGGCTACTTCAAATATCTGTTCAAACCAAGGGCTTATTGCTTTAAGAGCGACTATATATATGTCACTTCTTGGTAAGAAGGGTATTAAGGAAGTTGCAACTCAATGTCTTCAAAAGGCACACTACGCATTTGATAAGCTAGTTGCTACTGGAAAGGTTAAGCCTGTATATAATGCTCCATTCTTCAAGGAGTTTGCGGTTGAACTTTCAAGTGACGTAGATGCTGCTAATGCAAAGCTTAAGGAAGCTGGAATTATCGGTGGATATAACCTAGGTAATGACTATGAAGACCTTAAGAATGCAACACTAATCTGTGTAACAGAAAAGAGAACTAAGGCTGAGATTGATAAATTAGCTGATGTATTGGGAGGAATATAA
- the gcvH gene encoding glycine cleavage system protein GcvH, with the protein MKVESGLLYTNDHDWVKVEGNKAYVGISDYAQHQLGSIVYVELPEVDSEVAAGDTVGVIESVKAATDMHTAVSGTIVEVNEDVEGDPTLLNTDAYANWIFAIELSDASELDGLMTSEKYEEFLGQEA; encoded by the coding sequence ATGAAAGTTGAAAGCGGACTACTTTATACAAATGATCATGACTGGGTAAAGGTTGAAGGAAATAAGGCATATGTAGGAATTTCAGACTACGCTCAACACCAACTAGGAAGCATCGTTTACGTTGAACTTCCAGAAGTAGATTCAGAAGTTGCTGCAGGAGACACTGTAGGAGTTATCGAATCAGTTAAGGCTGCAACAGATATGCACACTGCAGTAAGCGGAACAATTGTAGAAGTTAACGAAGATGTAGAAGGAGATCCAACTCTTCTTAACACAGATGCTTATGCTAACTGGATATTCGCAATCGAACTAAGCGATGCATCAGAACTTGATGGACTAATGACTTCAGAAAAGTATGAAGAATTCCTAGGTCAGGAGGCATAA
- the gcvT gene encoding glycine cleavage system aminomethyltransferase GcvT, which yields MSNLKKTPLFDAHQKVGGKIVEFAGWEMPIQYEGLVEEHTAVRTQAGIFDVSHMGEVDITGPDAQKFVDYLVTNDIAGLENTQIAYNLMCNENGGIVDDLLVYKYDENHMYLVINAANIDKDVKWIEEKAKGFDVKVENVSPEVAEIAIQGPEAQAILQKVSDVDLSTIKFFYFNDSVNVAGVKCLVSRTGYTGEDGFEVYTTNDAIEKVWNALLEAGADVLKPAGLGARDTLRFEAALPLYGNEMSDTISPLEAGLGFFVKLGKASDFIGKSVLVKQKEEGLKRKTIGFEMKERGIPRHGYDVVKDGKVIGAVATGYFSPTLQKTIGTALVEAEYAELGTEIEIQIRNKTAKAEVISKRFYTKKTKQEKK from the coding sequence ATGAGTAATTTAAAGAAAACACCTCTTTTTGATGCACATCAAAAAGTTGGAGGAAAAATCGTAGAATTCGCAGGTTGGGAAATGCCAATTCAATATGAGGGATTAGTTGAAGAGCATACAGCTGTTAGAACTCAAGCTGGTATATTTGACGTTTCACATATGGGTGAAGTTGATATTACTGGACCAGATGCACAAAAATTCGTTGATTACCTAGTAACTAACGACATTGCAGGTCTTGAAAACACTCAAATAGCATACAACTTAATGTGTAACGAAAATGGAGGTATCGTTGATGACCTTCTAGTATACAAGTATGATGAAAACCACATGTACCTTGTTATAAATGCTGCTAACATCGATAAGGATGTTAAGTGGATAGAAGAAAAAGCTAAGGGATTTGACGTAAAGGTTGAAAATGTTTCACCAGAAGTTGCAGAAATTGCAATCCAAGGACCAGAAGCACAAGCTATTCTTCAAAAGGTATCTGATGTTGATCTTAGCACAATCAAATTCTTCTACTTCAACGATTCAGTTAATGTAGCAGGAGTTAAGTGTCTTGTTTCAAGAACTGGATACACTGGGGAAGATGGATTCGAAGTATATACTACAAACGATGCAATAGAAAAAGTTTGGAATGCTCTACTAGAAGCAGGTGCAGACGTTCTTAAGCCAGCAGGTCTTGGTGCAAGAGATACTCTAAGATTTGAAGCTGCACTTCCTCTATATGGAAATGAAATGAGTGATACTATATCACCACTAGAAGCAGGACTTGGATTCTTCGTAAAGCTTGGCAAGGCTTCAGACTTCATTGGTAAGTCAGTTCTAGTTAAGCAAAAAGAAGAAGGTCTAAAGAGAAAGACTATTGGATTTGAAATGAAGGAAAGAGGTATTCCAAGACACGGATATGATGTTGTTAAGGATGGTAAGGTTATCGGTGCTGTTGCAACTGGTTACTTCTCACCAACTCTTCAAAAGACAATAGGAACTGCTCTAGTTGAAGCTGAATACGCTGAACTTGGAACAGAAATTGAAATCCAAATCAGAAACAAGACTGCTAAGGCAGAAGTTATCAGCAAGAGATTCTACACAAAGAAGACTAAACAAGAAAAGAAGTAA
- the cobT gene encoding nicotinate-nucleotide--dimethylbenzimidazole phosphoribosyltransferase produces MDLSLLEKITSINNIIYGQAKEKLDSLIKPIKSLGGLEEIAARLCSIQETLTPNLTKRIVVVMASDNGVCEEGVASAPQSVTSMQTINFLRGITGIAVISKANNTDLKVIDIGVLEDIYYEGLEVRKIRKGTRNIAKEPAMTMKECLDAIEVGFNTVKDLKSKGYSIIGTGEMGIGNTTTSSSLLIALTGCTVEEATGRGGGLTDEQFRHKKRVVEKIIKLHKDNLDNPIEALRRVGGLDIAGLVGLYLGAAYYKLPIVIDGFISAVAALCAYKINKYSVGYMFASHISMEKGYMIALSELNLKAMLNLDMRLGEGVGCPLAFNIMDTATKVISEMGTFEEGNVNLADYKDLWRDEN; encoded by the coding sequence ATGGATCTAAGTTTACTAGAAAAAATAACATCTATAAATAATATTATATATGGGCAGGCGAAGGAAAAGTTAGATTCCTTAATAAAGCCTATTAAAAGTTTAGGAGGTCTTGAAGAGATTGCAGCAAGATTATGTTCCATTCAAGAAACCTTAACTCCAAATCTTACAAAAAGAATTGTGGTAGTCATGGCATCTGATAATGGTGTATGTGAGGAAGGTGTTGCATCTGCACCACAAAGCGTAACATCTATGCAAACGATTAATTTTCTTAGGGGTATAACTGGAATAGCTGTAATTTCAAAGGCGAATAATACTGATTTAAAGGTAATAGACATTGGTGTTTTAGAGGATATTTATTATGAAGGACTTGAAGTTCGAAAGATAAGAAAAGGTACTAGAAATATAGCTAAAGAGCCTGCTATGACAATGAAGGAATGCCTAGATGCTATAGAAGTTGGTTTTAATACAGTAAAGGATTTAAAGTCAAAGGGGTATAGCATAATAGGAACTGGAGAAATGGGTATTGGAAATACGACAACTAGTTCATCTCTTTTAATTGCTTTAACTGGATGCACAGTAGAGGAAGCAACAGGAAGAGGTGGAGGACTTACAGATGAACAGTTTCGTCATAAAAAAAGGGTAGTAGAGAAAATAATTAAGTTACATAAAGATAATTTAGATAACCCGATTGAGGCTTTGAGAAGAGTTGGGGGACTCGATATCGCAGGTCTTGTAGGACTTTATTTAGGTGCAGCATATTACAAGTTGCCTATAGTAATTGATGGATTTATATCTGCTGTTGCAGCTCTTTGTGCATATAAAATAAATAAATACTCAGTAGGATATATGTTTGCATCTCACATTTCTATGGAAAAAGGGTATATGATAGCATTAAGTGAACTTAATTTAAAAGCTATGCTTAATCTTGATATGAGACTTGGTGAAGGTGTTGGTTGTCCACTTGCATTTAATATTATGGATACAGCAACTAAGGTTATAAGCGAGATGGGTACTTTTGAAGAAGGGAATGTTAATCTTGCAGATTATAAGGATTTATGGAGGGATGAGAATTGA
- the cobU gene encoding bifunctional adenosylcobinamide kinase/adenosylcobinamide-phosphate guanylyltransferase, which translates to MILVTGGARSGKSSFAEGLLKDFQRVLYIATSIPFDDEMKDRVIKHKKDRPNYWDTLEKHKEFDKDFSESIASYQGIILDCVTIMISNIILEICENNTSEEFKIAEEKVMNEVKKLTDIFKEFNGKVVLVTNEVGFGIVPESKLGRYFRDIAGKVNQFLATESESVYLVVSSIPMKIK; encoded by the coding sequence TTGATACTTGTAACAGGTGGTGCTAGAAGTGGAAAGTCAAGTTTTGCTGAGGGGCTTTTGAAGGATTTTCAAAGAGTTCTTTATATAGCTACATCAATTCCATTTGATGATGAGATGAAAGATAGAGTTATAAAGCATAAAAAAGATAGACCAAATTACTGGGATACATTAGAAAAGCATAAGGAATTTGATAAAGATTTTTCTGAAAGCATAGCTTCTTATCAAGGGATTATTCTTGATTGTGTTACTATTATGATATCAAATATAATACTCGAGATATGTGAAAATAACACAAGTGAAGAATTTAAAATTGCTGAGGAAAAAGTTATGAATGAGGTTAAAAAACTTACAGATATCTTTAAAGAATTTAATGGTAAAGTTGTCTTAGTTACAAATGAGGTGGGCTTTGGAATTGTACCTGAAAGTAAACTAGGTAGGTACTTTAGAGATATTGCAGGCAAAGTTAATCAATTTTTAGCAACTGAATCTGAAAGTGTATATCTTGTAGTATCTTCAATTCCAATGAAAATAAAGTAG
- a CDS encoding MutS family DNA mismatch repair protein, with protein MIDKIDLKNSISEIEKELEGKKKVSNAISFIRLIVAVIIIVYAVKSLSGGIKPLEGLFAISGILLFIVFVVMHLKVKYHERYLNSKIEVLNEYIERLEGKWVQFNDFGEDAINKDHSYSSDLDIFGKGSLFQLINTTKTFLGRLHLVNTLKGNYDFEKLGIKQEAVKELSSKLDFDIELQTLGSLNLDQDKDPKFLIDYAESRECIHNNKVFKFIIYSLPVILIVFAFLSYLTLSKIFFNITFVALIINIALNGYFLIKGYRGFSKVSPFKKNIKAYLNIIQLIEKAEFKGDYLKEIQFTFKKDLLGSKVIGKLESIVNCIDLRYNAIAYFILNIIFLWDYQCMFSLEDFKVRYGNKIGEYLNAIGKLEEVISLSVIEQINSKTVYPNIEMNKGVFIDASKLGHPLIKGECRITNDISIDNEIVIITGSNMSGKTTFLRTVGINLVLAYSGAPVIAERFSSSIMNILTSMRITDNLEMGISTFYAELIRIKKIIESSKKGETMIFLIDEIFRGTNSQDRILGAKNVIRSLSKNGVIGFISTHDFELCDLESANIKNKHFQEYYENNQILFDYKIKPGMSTTKNAKYLMKLVGIDIEE; from the coding sequence ATGATAGATAAAATTGATTTGAAAAATAGTATTAGTGAAATAGAAAAGGAATTAGAGGGTAAAAAGAAGGTCTCAAACGCTATAAGTTTTATAAGACTTATAGTAGCCGTAATAATAATAGTATATGCAGTAAAATCGCTAAGTGGAGGAATTAAGCCTCTAGAGGGACTTTTTGCAATTAGTGGGATATTATTATTTATTGTATTTGTTGTTATGCACTTAAAAGTAAAATATCATGAAAGGTACCTAAATTCTAAGATTGAAGTATTAAATGAATATATAGAAAGATTAGAAGGAAAATGGGTTCAATTTAATGATTTTGGAGAAGATGCAATAAATAAGGACCATTCATATTCAAGTGACTTAGATATATTTGGAAAAGGATCATTGTTTCAATTGATAAATACTACGAAAACTTTTTTAGGGAGACTTCATTTAGTTAATACTTTAAAAGGGAATTATGATTTTGAAAAATTAGGTATAAAGCAAGAGGCTGTTAAAGAGTTAAGTTCAAAGCTTGACTTTGATATAGAACTTCAAACGCTTGGATCACTTAATTTAGATCAGGACAAAGATCCTAAATTTCTTATTGACTATGCTGAAAGTAGAGAATGTATTCATAATAATAAGGTCTTTAAATTTATAATATATTCTTTACCTGTTATTTTAATAGTTTTTGCATTTTTATCATATCTCACATTATCAAAGATTTTTTTTAATATAACATTTGTAGCTCTTATTATTAATATAGCACTAAATGGATACTTCCTTATTAAAGGATACAGGGGATTTTCTAAGGTAAGTCCTTTTAAGAAAAATATTAAAGCATACCTAAATATTATACAGTTAATAGAAAAGGCCGAATTTAAAGGAGATTATCTAAAAGAGATTCAATTCACTTTTAAAAAAGATTTGTTAGGGAGTAAGGTTATAGGCAAGTTAGAAAGTATAGTTAACTGCATAGATTTGCGTTACAATGCGATAGCTTATTTTATACTTAATATAATTTTTTTATGGGATTATCAATGTATGTTTTCACTTGAAGATTTTAAGGTAAGGTATGGTAACAAAATAGGAGAATATCTTAATGCTATTGGAAAGCTAGAAGAAGTCATAAGCTTAAGTGTAATAGAACAGATTAATTCTAAAACAGTATATCCAAATATTGAAATGAATAAAGGTGTATTTATAGATGCAAGTAAACTTGGGCATCCTTTAATTAAAGGTGAGTGTAGAATAACTAACGATATATCAATAGATAATGAAATAGTAATAATTACAGGATCTAATATGTCTGGAAAAACAACATTTCTTAGAACAGTTGGAATAAACCTAGTTTTGGCGTACTCCGGGGCACCTGTTATAGCAGAGAGATTTTCTTCATCTATTATGAATATATTAACTTCAATGAGAATAACAGATAATTTAGAAATGGGTATTTCAACATTTTATGCGGAACTTATAAGAATCAAGAAAATAATAGAGTCATCTAAAAAAGGTGAAACAATGATTTTTCTTATTGACGAAATATTTAGAGGAACTAATTCCCAGGACAGAATACTTGGAGCTAAAAATGTTATAAGAAGTCTTTCTAAAAATGGAGTAATAGGTTTTATATCTACACATGATTTTGAATTATGTGATCTAGAAAGTGCTAACATTAAAAATAAACATTTTCAAGAGTATTATGAAAATAATCAAATATTATTTGATTACAAAATAAAGCCAGGAATGTCTACAACTAAAAATGCTAAGTACCTTATGAAATTAGTTGGAATAGATATTGAAGAATAA
- the cobC gene encoding alpha-ribazole phosphatase has protein sequence MELIFVRHGETDLNFNKKYQGRIDTSLNQEGINQAKQLKDKLKNFKIDKVYTSPLKRTKETLEILLGDNQENISIYEEIRIQEIDFGYWDAVSYDKVMLGYEKEYEDFLRDYKNFTFPGGESFRDFYKRCVEFLLDIVDPKSSERVLIATHGGVIRVFLCHMLGLSKDMFYNFSVKQGCYTRILVYEGINLIEEINK, from the coding sequence ATGGAACTAATATTTGTTAGGCATGGTGAAACAGACCTTAATTTTAATAAGAAGTATCAAGGTAGAATAGACACTAGCTTAAATCAAGAGGGAATTAATCAGGCAAAACAACTAAAAGATAAGCTGAAGAATTTTAAGATTGATAAGGTCTATACATCTCCTTTAAAAAGAACTAAGGAAACACTTGAAATTTTACTAGGAGATAATCAGGAGAATATCAGCATTTATGAAGAAATCAGGATACAAGAAATTGATTTTGGTTATTGGGATGCTGTTTCATATGACAAAGTAATGTTAGGATATGAAAAAGAATATGAAGATTTTTTAAGAGATTATAAGAACTTTACATTTCCAGGTGGAGAATCATTTAGGGATTTTTATAAAAGATGTGTAGAATTTTTATTAGATATAGTAGATCCTAAAAGTAGTGAGAGGGTTTTAATAGCTACCCATGGTGGTGTTATTAGAGTATTTTTGTGTCACATGTTAGGTTTATCAAAGGACATGTTTTATAACTTTAGTGTAAAACAAGGTTGTTATACTAGGATTTTAGTATATGAAGGAATTAATTTAATAGAGGAAATTAATAAGTAA
- a CDS encoding DUF1284 domain-containing protein yields MLKLRPHHIVCLNFYKGIGYSENFVSNMDLIVNKIKNNPETKILICSQADDICKECPHLQIGKCTCEDNISKIDKNASYYLNLEVNSIYKYNELVKLRNKYLTKANFEKICKDCQWYKDGVCK; encoded by the coding sequence ATGTTAAAACTTAGACCACACCATATTGTGTGCTTGAACTTTTATAAAGGAATTGGATATAGTGAAAACTTTGTTTCTAATATGGATTTAATAGTCAACAAAATTAAAAATAACCCAGAAACAAAAATATTAATATGCTCACAGGCTGATGATATATGTAAAGAGTGTCCACATCTTCAGATTGGTAAGTGTACTTGTGAGGATAACATAAGTAAGATTGATAAAAATGCTTCATATTATTTGAATTTAGAAGTAAATTCAATCTATAAGTATAATGAGTTAGTTAAACTTAGAAATAAGTATTTAACAAAAGCTAACTTTGAAAAGATATGTAAAGATTGTCAATGGTACAAGGATGGAGTGTGTAAATAA
- a CDS encoding M15 family metallopeptidase has protein sequence MKLTKEKLKRNNKSNVLGVIIFLLIVISIETSLNKQKEPIKETINNKITMPMEKNIVEQNKELDRIEYIIENDKNGYVQLVNKDNPVKDIDILDDLVVPKVNLVAEKDNDKNLLRKEAAKALEEMLDAAKNEGNINIFLNSGYRSSERQVKVYNAEIKKVGESGKGYVALPGHSEHQTGLAVDLTCKELKFHVEDGFHSTDEAKWLMNNSYRFGYILRYPEGREKETRYNYEPWHYRYVGKEISTYMKKNNLTLEGLYKHIDK, from the coding sequence ATGAAACTAACTAAGGAAAAATTAAAGAGGAACAATAAAAGTAATGTTTTAGGGGTAATTATTTTTTTACTAATAGTGATTTCCATAGAAACATCTTTAAATAAGCAAAAAGAACCTATAAAAGAAACGATAAATAACAAAATTACAATGCCTATGGAAAAGAATATAGTGGAACAGAATAAAGAGTTAGACCGGATAGAATATATTATAGAAAATGATAAGAATGGTTATGTTCAATTAGTTAATAAAGATAATCCAGTAAAAGATATTGATATATTAGATGACTTAGTTGTTCCAAAGGTTAATTTAGTCGCTGAAAAGGATAATGATAAGAATCTTCTAAGAAAGGAGGCTGCTAAGGCATTAGAGGAGATGCTTGATGCAGCTAAGAATGAAGGAAATATTAATATATTTCTTAATAGTGGATATAGGTCTTCTGAAAGACAAGTTAAAGTATATAATGCAGAAATAAAAAAAGTTGGAGAATCAGGTAAGGGCTATGTTGCACTGCCGGGACATAGTGAACACCAAACAGGACTAGCAGTTGACTTAACATGTAAAGAACTTAAATTTCATGTTGAGGATGGCTTTCATAGTACTGATGAAGCTAAATGGCTAATGAATAATTCCTATAGGTTCGGATATATTCTAAGATATCCAGAGGGTAGGGAAAAGGAAACAAGATATAATTATGAACCCTGGCATTATAGATATGTAGGGAAAGAAATAAGTACATATATGAAAAAAAATAATCTTACTCTTGAAGGGTTATATAAACATATAGACAAGTAG
- a CDS encoding LTA synthase family protein codes for MFRLLDVIFFIDLFLIGIFLTRIKKRYDLFRRDISSFMILFLVPTIYLTYAHIKIDKLNKGFYNQTIFINSWAQNQTMSNLTPIGYHLFDIYNYLKDSKPYNITSSEKLKIETFFENKAELLPKNNFNAMFKGKNLIILQVESLENFVIGKSNNGQEITPNINKLLKNSIYFDNFLEQTHEGTTSDAEFMANTSIFPVRRGSTFFRFPSNKYYASLPNLMEKSGYSSIATHPDRGSYWNWLPSLSSIGFEKCVDSTSLNIDETIGLGLSDRSFLNQLANILEKQPKPFYSFSITLSSHTPYKLPKEHVNLDVSKDIKGQIIGSYFESVNYTDSAIGEFVNLLDKKGILNNSVVVIYGDHEGPHKYFKDEIKNSSYEPWMKDNYSKVPFIIYSKDISSPKVISTYGGQIDILPTISYLMGIPEKNYTYTSVGRNLLNTKLNYTYLSNGELKYNNLPTNKISLLNKSVEYSDIIIRSNYFRKE; via the coding sequence ATGTTTAGATTGCTTGATGTTATATTTTTTATAGATTTATTTCTAATCGGAATATTTCTAACTCGAATTAAAAAAAGATATGACCTATTTAGAAGAGATATTTCTTCGTTTATGATACTTTTTTTAGTTCCAACTATATATTTAACATATGCCCATATTAAAATAGATAAGCTAAACAAGGGCTTTTACAACCAAACAATATTTATAAATAGTTGGGCGCAAAATCAAACTATGTCTAACCTAACTCCCATAGGTTATCATTTGTTCGATATATACAACTACTTAAAGGATAGTAAACCTTATAATATTACATCTAGTGAAAAGTTAAAGATTGAAACCTTCTTTGAAAATAAAGCTGAACTTCTCCCGAAAAATAATTTTAATGCAATGTTCAAAGGAAAGAACTTAATAATACTTCAAGTTGAGTCCCTTGAAAATTTCGTTATAGGCAAAAGCAATAATGGCCAAGAGATTACCCCTAACATTAATAAACTGCTTAAAAATAGTATTTACTTTGATAATTTTCTTGAACAAACACATGAAGGTACTACTTCAGACGCTGAATTTATGGCTAATACTTCTATATTTCCTGTAAGACGCGGAAGCACATTTTTCAGATTTCCTTCAAATAAATATTATGCTTCTCTTCCAAATTTAATGGAGAAATCAGGTTATAGTTCAATTGCTACTCATCCTGATAGGGGTTCATATTGGAATTGGCTTCCTTCCCTTTCTTCTATAGGCTTTGAAAAGTGTGTAGATTCAACTTCACTAAATATTGATGAGACAATTGGCCTTGGATTAAGTGATAGAAGTTTTTTAAATCAATTGGCGAATATTTTAGAAAAGCAGCCAAAACCATTTTATAGCTTTTCTATAACTCTTTCTAGTCATACTCCTTACAAGCTTCCTAAGGAACATGTTAATCTTGATGTCTCAAAAGATATTAAAGGTCAAATAATTGGTTCTTACTTTGAATCTGTTAATTATACAGATTCAGCAATTGGTGAGTTTGTAAATCTATTAGATAAAAAGGGTATATTAAATAATTCTGTTGTTGTTATATATGGTGACCATGAAGGACCACACAAGTACTTTAAAGACGAAATTAAAAATTCTTCATATGAACCTTGGATGAAAGATAACTATTCCAAAGTACCTTTTATAATATACTCCAAGGATATATCATCTCCTAAGGTTATTTCAACCTATGGAGGTCAAATTGATATACTACCTACAATATCTTATTTAATGGGAATACCTGAAAAAAATTATACTTATACAAGTGTAGGAAGAAACCTTCTTAACACAAAACTTAACTACACTTATTTATCAAATGGAGAACTAAAATATAACAATTTACCTACTAATAAAATTTCACTTTTAAATAAATCAGTGGAATATAGTGACATAATTATTAGATCTAATTATTTTAGAAAGGAATAA
- the cobS gene encoding adenosylcobinamide-GDP ribazoletransferase produces the protein MRVFLLILQFMTRIPVKKNLDVTREDFARGAIYFPIIGLIIGFVVAGSIYISNMIFSPYLTALIGVIVHTFITGAIHLDGFSDTCDGIFSGRSKERILEIMKDSRLGTFGGVGLILLILLKWTLYFETINMLKVKSMWLYPLFIVVLLAPVVARSIVLFFMYKRKYARENEGLGDLFIGKISIRELFINQVFMAIIVSSISYKIMLIYVLTLLVMICFRKYIEGILNGITGDILGCSIEISEVVFMILSLGVINVLWN, from the coding sequence ATGAGAGTATTTTTACTTATTTTACAGTTTATGACTAGAATACCTGTTAAAAAAAACTTAGATGTTACCAGGGAAGATTTTGCCCGTGGGGCAATTTACTTTCCTATAATAGGGCTTATAATAGGTTTTGTTGTAGCTGGTTCTATTTATATATCAAATATGATTTTTTCGCCCTATTTAACAGCCTTAATTGGAGTTATTGTACATACATTTATTACAGGTGCTATACATTTAGATGGATTTTCAGATACATGTGATGGGATTTTCTCAGGGAGAAGTAAAGAAAGAATTCTTGAGATTATGAAGGACAGTAGACTTGGGACATTTGGTGGGGTAGGACTCATTCTTTTGATTTTACTAAAGTGGACACTGTACTTTGAGACTATCAATATGCTTAAAGTGAAAAGTATGTGGTTATATCCTTTATTTATAGTAGTATTACTTGCACCTGTAGTAGCAAGGTCTATTGTTTTGTTTTTCATGTATAAAAGAAAGTACGCAAGGGAAAATGAGGGACTTGGAGATTTGTTTATTGGTAAGATATCTATTAGGGAACTTTTTATAAACCAAGTTTTTATGGCAATTATAGTAAGTTCTATTAGCTATAAAATAATGTTAATATACGTATTAACATTATTAGTTATGATATGCTTTAGAAAATATATTGAAGGAATATTAAATGGGATTACAGGTGATATATTAGGTTGTTCTATTGAAATTTCAGAAGTAGTATTTATGATTTTATCATTAGGAGTGATAAATGTATTATGGAACTAA